A single region of the Garra rufa chromosome 6, GarRuf1.0, whole genome shotgun sequence genome encodes:
- the LOC141336217 gene encoding UDP-glucuronosyltransferase 2C1-like, producing MGTMNGQVFQVLGPIVLTFLLTNVPAVQSGKVLVFPVDGSHWVNMNILVEALHAKGHNITVVRMADSWYIKEFSPHYTSITLKSEGGFGEEFLEMFVSRLLGILRNGSSWARLMLEIEMWQSSAEMLKIESEMIVNMLEDQQVMQSLKDAKYDLILTDPAMFGGIILGHYLELPIVHNVRWTMYSEAHFVIAPSPLSYVPFPMLELSDHMSFLERVKNVVMFTITEILVALLIAPINDPICERFIGPGASYVSLIQTADLWLHRADFVFEFPRPTMPNIVYMAGFQCKPSKPLPQDLEDFVQSSGDHGVIIMSLGTLIGQLPEDVAEAIAEAFAELPQKIIWRYKGKKPSALGNNTLMMDWMPQNDLLGHPKTRAFVAHGGTNGVQEAIYHGVPIIGFGLIFDQPDNLHKMKVRGVAKTVDFATVDKNSFLKTIKEVLYNPSYQENMQRLSRLHRDVPVKPLDNAIFWIEFVMRHKGAAHLNTESYKMPWYSYHSVDVILFLLSAVSLIILTIYAVIRYFCCRICMRKNKNKLE from the exons ATGG GAACTATGAACGGACAGGTTTTTCAGGTGCTTGGGCCAATCGTGCTAACCTTTCTGCTGACGAATGTCCCAGCTGTTCAGAGCGGGAAGGTTCTTGTCTTTCCTGTGGATGGCAGTCACTGGGtcaacatgaacatcttggtggAGGCACTTCATGCCAAAGGTCACAATATTACAGTCGTTCGGATGGCGGACAGTTGGTACATCAAAGAATTTTCACCTCACTACACGTCAATTACTCTCAAGTCTGAAGGAGGATTTGGTGAAGAATTCCTTGAGATGTTTGTATCAAGACTTTTAGGAATTCTGAGGAATGGTTCCTCCTGGGCTCGTCTGATGCTGGAGATAGAGATGTGGCAAAGTTCTGCGGAGATGTTAAAAATAGAAAGTGAGATGATAGTCAACATGCTTGAAGACCAGCAAGTAATGCAGTCCTTAAAAGACGCCAAGTATGATTTGATTCTTACAGATCCAGCCATGTTCGGAGGGATCATACTGGGTCACTATCTCGAACTGCCCATTGTCCACAATGTCCGTTGGACAATGTACAGTGAGGCTCATTTTGTAATAGCTCCTTCACCACTTTCATATGTACCTTTTCCAATGCTTGAGTTATCGGACCACATGAGTTTCTTGGAAAGAGTGAAGAATGTAGTGATGTTCACCATAACTGAAATACTGGTTGCTCTCTTAATTGCTCCAATTAATGATCCAATTTGTGAAAGGTTCATTGGTCCAGGAGCATCCTACGTTTCTTTAATTCAGACTGCTGATCTGTGGCTCCATAGAGCTGATTTTGTTTTTGAATTCCCACGTCCCACTATGCCAAACATTGTCTACATGGCAGGTTTTCAGTGCAAGCCATCAAAGCCTCTTCCGCAAGACCTGGAGGACTTTGTGCAGAGCTCTGGAGATCATGGTGTCATCATCATGTCTCTGGGCACTCTCATTGGTCAGCTTCCTGAGGATGTGGCTGAGGCGATTGCTGAAGCTTTTGCAGAACTTCCACAGAAGATCATCTGGAGGTACAAAGGAAAGAAACCATCTGCACTAGGAAACAACACCTTAATGATGGACTGGATGCCTCAGAATGATCTTCTGGGTCATCCTAAGACCAGAGCCTTTGTGGCACATGGAGGAACCAATGGGGTTCAAGAAGCCATTTACCACGGGGTACCAATTATTGGATTTGGGCTGATTTTTGACCAACCTGATAATCTTCATAAAATGAAAGTACGGGGTGTAGCCAAGACTGTAGACTTTGCCACAGTGGATAAGAACTCCTTCCTCAAAACTATCAAAGAGGTCCTTTATAATCCCTCTTATCAGGAGAACATGCAGAGGCTCTCGAGGCTTCACAGGGACGTTCCAGTGAAACCTCTGGACAACGCCATCTTCTGGATTGAGTTTGTCATGAGGCACAAAGGTGCTGCTCACTTGAACACGGAGTCTTACAAGATGCCCTGGTACTCTTATCACTCTGTTGATGTCATACTGTTCCTGCTTTCTGCTGTGTCACTCATAATCTTGACTATATATGCAGTAATCAGATATTTCTGCTGCAGAATATGCatgagaaaaaacaaaaacaaacttgaATGA
- the ugt5b1 gene encoding UDP glucuronosyltransferase 5 family, polypeptide B1, which produces MNGQFFQSCGQILIALLLMTLPAVQCGKVLVFPADGSHWVNMNILVEALHAQGHNITVIRMADSWYIKEFSPHYTSVTINAPGGFDEEFFETFAFRLMQILRGGSTWARLKLEIETWQGTFEMCKTEGEMIKSMMEDQQLMQSFRDTKYDMFLTDPLLFGGVLLGHYLKLPIVYNVRWTMYSEAHFAIAPSPLSYIPFPMVELSDRMSFFQRVKNLVMYSVAEAMGAFLFAPHYDALCEQFIGPGVSFLTLVQSADLWLHRVDFVFEFPRPTMPNIVYMGGFQCKPSKPLPQDLEDFVQSSGDHGVIIMSLGTLVGQVPEDVAEAIAEAFAELPQKVIWRYKGKRPFALGNNTLILDWMPQNDLLGHPKTRAFVAHGGTNGVQEAIYHGVPIIGFGLIFDQPDNLHKMKVRGVASNVDFATVDKDSFLKTVKEVLYDPSYQENMQRLSRLHKDVPVKPLDNAIFWIEFVMRHKGAAHLRTESYKMPWYSYHSVDVILFLLSAVSLIILTIYMVIKYFCCRICLRKTKNKLE; this is translated from the coding sequence ATGAACGGACAGTTTTTTCAGTCATGTGGCCAAATCCTGATAGCCCTTCTGCTGATGACTCTCCCAGCTGTACAGTGTGGGAAGGTTCTTGTCTTTCCTGCGGATGGCAGTCACTGGGtcaacatgaacatcttggtggAGGCACTTCATGCCCAAGGTCACAATATTACAGTCATCCGGATGGCAGACAGCTGGTACATCAAAGAATTCTCACCTCACTACACGTCAGTCACTATAAATGCTCCTGGAGGATTCGATGAAGAGTTCTTTGAGACATTTGCATTCAGGCTTATGCAAATTCTGAGGGGCGGTTCCACCTGGGCTCGTCTGAAGCTGGAGATAGAGACGTGGCAAGGTACTTTTGAGATGTGCAAAACAGAAGGTGAGATGATAAAGAGTATGATGGAAGACCAGCAGCTAATGCAGTCTTTTAGGGACACCAAGTATGATATGTTTCTTACAGATCCACTCTTGTTTGGAGGTGTTCTTTTGGGACACTATCTCAAACTGCCCATTGTCTACAATGTCCGTTGGACAATGTATAGTGAAGCTCATTTTGCGATAGCTCCTTCTCCGCTTTCTTATATTCCTTTTCCGATGGTGGAGTTATCAGACCGCATGAGCTTTTTTCAAAGAGTGAAAAATCTAGTGATGTACTCTGTAGCTGAAGCTATGGGCGCTTTTCTGTTTGCTCCACATTATGATGCACTTTGCGAGCAGTTCATTGGCCCAGGAGTGTCCTTCCTTACGCTAGTTCAGAGTGCTGATCTGTGGCTCCATAGAGTTGATTTTGTTTTTGAATTCCCACGTCCCACTATGCCAAACATCGTCTACATGGGAGGTTTTCAGTGCAAGCCATCAAAGCCTCTTCCGCAAGACCTGGAGGACTTTGTGCAGAGTTCTGGAGATCATGGAGTCATCATCATGTCTCTGGGCACTCTCGTTGGTCAGGTTCCTGAGGATGTGGCTGAGGCGATTGCTGAAGCTTTTGCAGAACTTCCACAAAAGGTCATCTGGAGGTACAAAGGAAAGAGACCATTTGCACTAGGAAACAACACCTTAATATTGGACTGGATGCCTCAGAATGATCTTCTGGGTCATCCTAAGACCAGAGCCTTTGTGGCACATGGAGGAACCAATGGGGTTCAAGAAGCCATTTACCACGGGGTACCAATCATTGGATTTGGGCTGATTTTTGACCAACCTGACAATCTTCATAAGATGAAAGTACGGGGTGTAGCCAGTAATGTAGACTTTGCCACAGTGGATAAGGACTCCTTCCTCAAAACTGTCAAAGAGGTcctttatgatccctcttatcagGAGAACATGCAGAGGCTCTCAAGGCTTCACAAGGACGTTCCAGTGAAACCTCTGGACAACGCTATCTTCTGGATTGAGTTTGTTATGAGGCACAAAGGTGCTGCTCACTTGCGGACAGAGTCGTATAAAATGCCCTGGTACTCGTATCACTCTGTTGATGTCATACTGTTCCTGCTTTCTGCTGTGTCACTCATAATCTTGACTATATATATGGTTATTAAATATTTCTGCTGCAGAATAtgtttaagaaaaacaaaaaacaaacttgAATGA
- the LOC141336216 gene encoding UDP-glucuronosyltransferase 2C1-like has product MSSCKHKLAGAMNRQIFQSCGQITLTLLLLMTIPVVQSGKVIVFPVDGSHWVNMNILVEALHAKGHNITVLRMADSWYIKEFSPHYTSITLNSPGGFEEEFFESFAFRLMKILRDGSTWARLKLEIEMWENVLKMFKVKSEMIVNMFEDQQLMQSLKDTKYDLVLTDPVEFGGILLSHHLELPIVYNVRWTVCSEAHFTIAPSPLSYVPLPMLQLSDRMSFLERVKNVVMYIITQTQVAFMIAPMYNALSERFVGPGVSFVTLVQKADLWLHRVDFVFEFPRPTMPNIVYMGGFQCKPSKPLPQDLEDFVQSSGDHGVIIMSLGTLIGQLPEDVAEAIAEAFAELPQKIIWRYKGKRPSTLGNNTLMVDWMPQNDLLGHPKTRAFVAHGGTNGIQEAIYHGVPIIGFGLIFDQPDNLFKMRVKGVAKTVDFATVDKNSFLKTVKEVLYDPSYRENMQRLSRLHKDVPVKPLDNAVFWIEFVMRHKGAAHLRTESYKMPWYSYHSVDVILFLLSAMSLITLSIYAVIRYFCCRICKRKTKNKHE; this is encoded by the exons ATGTCATCTTGTAAACACAAACTAG CAGGTGCCATGAACAGACAGATTTTTCAGTCATGTGGCCAAATCACATTAACCCTTCTGCTGCTGATGACTATCCCGGTTGTACAAAGCGGGAAGGTGATTGTCTTTCCTGTGGATGGCAGCCACTGGGtcaacatgaacatcttggttgagGCACTTCATGCCAAAGGTCACAATATTACAGTCCTTCGGATGGCGGACAGCTGGTACATCAAAGAGTTCTCACCTCACTACACATCAATCACTCTGAATTCTCCTGGAGGATTCGAAGAAGAATTCTTTGAGTCGTTTGCATTCAGACTCATGAAAATTCTGAGGGACGGTTCCACCTGGGCTCGTCTGAAGCTGGAGATAGAGATGTGGGAAaatgttttaaagatgtttaaaGTAAAAAGTGAGATGATAGTCAACATGTTTGAAGACCAACAGCTAATGCAGTCCCTGAAAGACACCAAATATGATTTGGTTCTTACAGATCCAGTTGAATTTGGAGGCATTCTATTGAGTCACCATCTCGAACTGCCCATTGTCTACAATGTCCGCTGGACAGTGTGCAGTGAGGCTCATTTTACAATAGCTCCTTCTCCACTTTCTTATGTTCCTTTGCCAATGCTGCAGTTATCAGACCGAATGAGTTTCTTGGAAAGAGTGAAAAATGTTGTGATGTACATCATAACTCAAACACAAGTCGCTTTTATGATTGCTCCAATGTATAATGCACTTAGTGAACGGTTCGTTGGTCCCGGAGTATCTTTTGTTACCTTAGTTCAGAAAGCTGATCTGTGGCTCCATAGAGTTGATTTTGTTTTTGAATTCCCACGTCCCACTATGCCAAACATCGTCTACATGGGAGGTTTTCAATGCAAGCCATCAAAGCCTCTTCCACAAGACCTGGAGGACTTTGTGCAGAGCTCTGGAGATCATGGTGTCATCATCATGTCTCTGGGAACTCTCATTGGTCAGCTTCCTGAGGATGTGGCTGAGGCGATTGCTGAAGCTTTTGCAGAACTTCCACAAAAGATCATCTGGAGGTACAAAGGAAAAAGACCATCTACACTAGGAAACAACACCTTAATGGTGGACTGGATGCCTCAGAATGATCTTCTGGGTCATCCTAAGACCAGAGCCTTTGTGGCACATGGAGGAACCAATGGGATTCAAGAAGCCATTTACCACGGAGTACCAATTATTGGATTTGGGCTGATTTTTGACCAACCTGATAATCTTTTTAAAATGAGAGTAAAGGGTGTAGCCAAGACTGTAGACTTTGCCACAGTGGATAAGAACTCCTTCCTCAAAACTGTCAAAGAGGTcctttatgatccctcttatcgaGAGAACATGCAGAGGCTCTCAAGACTTCACAAGGATGTTCCAGTGAAACCTCTGGACAATGCTGTCTTCTGGATTGAGTTTGTTATGAGGCACAAAGGTGCTGCTCACTTGCGCACAGAGTCGTATAAAATGCCCTGGTACTCGTATCACTCTGTTGATGTTATACTGTTCCTGCTTTCTGCTATGTCACTCATAACCCTGAGCATATATGCAGTAATCAGATATTTCTGCTGCAGAATATGcaagagaaaaacaaaaaataaacatgaatga